From Harpia harpyja isolate bHarHar1 chromosome 21, bHarHar1 primary haplotype, whole genome shotgun sequence, one genomic window encodes:
- the ELFN1 gene encoding protein ELFN1 encodes MAGRRWAATSALCMCVAAVSLLHAGGVRADCWLIEGDKGFVWLAICSQNQPPYESIPQQINSTIVDLRLNDNKIKSVQYASLSRFGNLTYLNLTKNEISYIEDGAFSGQFNLQVLQLGYNRLRNLTEGILRGLGKLEYLYLQANLIESVTPNAFWECPNIVNIDLSMNRIQRLDSNTFRGLNKLSVCELYSNPFYCSCELLGFLQWLEAFTNMTRTYDRMQCDSPPDYMGYYLLGQGRTGYRNALSMLSSLCTGGSYTVIPRFIPPRYQVTTVPSESPCSEEECSSGDGTTPQFSLFTPIGETEVRPNIQVKHLNHNSAVLTVQIPYPFSKMYILSQFENGFSSMITKLRKKEENITVSNLVAQRDYTYCVVSVHQYSKYNHTCVTITPTRPNRKEPVPTPSTATHYIMTILGCLFGMVIVLGVVYYCLRKRRQQEEKHKKAAGSMKKTIIELKYGPEMETTSITQLSQGQMLGGETVTRIPYLPSAGEVEQYKLIDSSETPKATKGNYMEVRTGEQPERRDCELSLPPDTQSSVAEISTIAKEVDKVNQIINNCIDALKSESTSFQGVKSGAVSTVEPQLVLLSEQIPSKHGFLSPVYKESYNHPLQRHHSMEAAPKRSSTSSSGSIRSPRSYRSEGSGHKSEAKYIEKTSPTTDTILTVTPAAAILRAEAEKIRQYSEHRHSYPSSHQGEQHDSMAGRKPSILEPLTRPRPRDLAYSQLSPQYHNLSYTSSPEYTCKPSHSIWERFKLNRKRHKDEEEYMAAGHALRKKVQFAKDEDLHDILDYWKGVSAQQKS; translated from the coding sequence ATGGCAGGTCGCCGGTGGGCCGCGACGTCAGCCCTCTGCATGTGCGTGGCAGCCGTCTCTCTCCTGCACGCTGGCGGGGTGCGGGCAGACTGCTGGCTCATCGAGGGGGACAAGGGCTTCGTCTGGTTGGCCATctgcagccaaaaccagccccCCTACGAGTCCATCCCCCAGCAAATCAACAGCACCATTGTGGACTTGCGGCTGAACGACAACAAGATCAAGAGCGTGCAGTACGCCTCGCTCAGCCGCTTCGGCAACCTGACATACCTCAACCTGACGAAGAACGAGATCTCCTACATCGAGGACGGTGCCTTTTCAGGACAGTTCAACCTCCAGGTGCTGCAGCTGGGTTACAACCGACTGAGGAACCTCACCGAGGGCATCCTCCGGGGCCTGGGGAAGCTGGAGTACCTCTATCTCCAGGCCAACCTCATCGAGTCCGTCACCCCCAATGCCTTCTGGGAGTGCCCCAACATAGTGAACATTGACCTGTCCATGAACAGGATCCAGAGACTCGACAGCAACACTTTTCGGGGCCTAAACAAGCTTTCTGTCTGTGAACTCTACAGTAACCCCTTCTACTGCTCCTGCGAGCTCCTTGGCTTCCTGCAATGGCTGGAGGCTTTCACCAACATGACACGCACGTATGACCGGATGCAGTGCGACTCCCCACCCGACTACATGGGCTACTACTTGTTAGGCCAAGGCCGGACCGGCTACCGCAATGCGCTGAGCATGCTCTCTTCCCTTTGCACCGGCGGCTCCTACACTGTGATCCCTCGTTTTATCCCTCCCAGGTACCAGGTGACCACGGTGCCCTCCGAAAGCCCCTGCTCCGAGGAGGAGTGCTCCTCCGGCGATGGCACGACCCCGCAGTTCTCCCTCTTCACTCCCATCGGTGAAACAGAGGTGCGCCCCAACATCCAGGTGAAGCACCTCAACCACAACTCAGCCGTCCTCACCGTGCAGATTCCCTACCCATTCAGCAAGATGTACATCCTCTCCCAGTTTGAAAACGGCTTCTCCTCCATGATCACCAAGCTCaggaagaaggaggagaacaTCACCGTGAGCAACCTAGTAGCACAAAGAGATTACACCTACTGTGTAGTCTCTGTCCACCAATACTCGAAGTACAACCACACCTGCGTCACCATCACACCCACCAGACCCAACCGCAAGGAGCCAGTGCCCACCCCTTCCACTGCCACTCATTATATCATGACAATCCTGGGCTGTCTCTTTGGCATGGTGATTGTCCTGGGCGTTGTGTATTACTGTCTCCGGAAGAGGCGCCAGCAGGAGGAGAAGCACAAAAAGGCTGCCGGCAGCATGAAGAAGACCATCATTGAGCTGAAATACGGGCCAGAAATGGAGACCACCAGCATCACCCAGCTGTCCCAGGGACAGATGCTGGGCGGGGAGACAGTGACCCGCATCCCCTACCTGCCTTCTGCTGGCGAGGTTGAGCAGTACAAGCTGATTGACAGCAGTGAGACCCCCAAGGCCACCAAGGGCAACTACATGGAGGTGAGGACGGGTGAGCAGCCCGAGAGGCGAGACTGCGAGCTGTCCCTGCCGCCAGACACCCAGAGCTCTGTGGCTGAGATCTCCACCATTGCCAAGGAGGTGGACAAGGTGAACCAGATCATCAACAACTGCATCGATGCCTTGAAATCTGAGTCCACCTCCTTCCAAGGGGTGAAGTCGGGGGCAGTCTCCACGGTGGAGCCTCAGCTGGTGCTCTTATCAGAGCAGATCCCCAGCAAGCACGGATTTCTCTCCCCCGTCTACAAGGAAAGCTACAACCACCCTCTCCAGCGACACCACAGCATGGAGGCGGCCCCCAAACGCTCCAGCACCTCTTCCAGTGGCTCCATACGGAGCCCCAGGTCCTACCGCTCCGAGGGATCGGGCCACAAATCAGAAGCCAAATACATCGAGAAGACATCCCCCACCACTGACACCATCCTCACTGTGACACCGGCCGCGGCCATCCTGCGGGCGGAGGCGGAGAAGATCCGTCAGTACAGCGAACACCGGCACTCGTACCCCAGCTCGCACCAAGGGGAGCAGCACGACAGCATGGCAGGGCGAAAGCCCTCCATCCTGGAGCCTCTGACCCGTCCTCGCCCCAGAGACCTGGCCTATTCCCAGCTCTCGCCTCAATATCACAACCTGAGCTACACCTCCAGCCCAGAGTACACCTGCAAACCATCGCACAGCATCTGGGAGCGCTTCAAACTCAACCGCAAGCGGCACAAAGACGAGGAGGAGTATATGGCAGCCGGCCATGCCCTACGCAAAAAGGTCCAGTTTGCCAAAGACGAGGATCTTCATGACATCTTAGACTACTGGAAGGGCGTCTCTGCCCAGCAAAAGTCCTGA